Within Quercus lobata isolate SW786 chromosome 5, ValleyOak3.0 Primary Assembly, whole genome shotgun sequence, the genomic segment CGTAATGCAGAACAGCTCGGGCTATCGTGTGGCTCTGTTTTCCACCATTGCGTGGAGTTTGTGGCAACATCGGAATCGACTTAGGGAGAATCAAGGAACTTGGCCATTGCATGAAGTTGGTGAAAGAGCTAAAGCTATGGTTGTAGAGTTTCTAGAAGCGAACAAACATATCAGTAACCCAGGCCCAAGATTGGTAGCACGATGGTCGCCTCCACCTGAGAGCTGTTATAAGATCAGTTTCGACGCAGCTCTGTTTGATCATTTGGGCTGTGCGGGCATTGGGGTGGTTGTTCGAGATTATAGAGGAGAAGTTATGGCAGCCCTTAGTCAGAAAATTGCTCTCCCTCAGTCAGTTGCATTGGTAGAAGCTCGGGCAGCCCATAGAGCAATCACTTTTGCTCAAGAAATATCTTTCTTTCATATCCAGGTTGAGGGGGATTGTCTGGGGGTTATTCGTGCTTTGCAATCCCAGGGACAGTGCAAAACCTTTTATGGACACGTGATTGATGATGCTCGGAGATTAGGCTATGCTTTACATTCTTGTCAGTTTTTTCATGTTGGAAGGGGGGGAAATAAGTAAGCTCATGAATTAGCTAGAAGAGCAGTTTTATCTGCCGATACTGATGTATGGGTAGAAGATCTACCTGATGATTTGGACGCTGTGTTCCGatctgatttttattaataaaatttccttactgttttctcaaaaaaaaaaaaaacatcgaTAGGtctactatttatatattttgctttCCCTTATAATAAGTGGCAGGAAATTCCAGCCTAATTTCTCCCTATAAAGAGAACAAGCTGAAGCTAACATCACTGAGTTACAAGATATACATAAAATACTAACTGAATGTTTGATTTGTCACATACTTCAtatgaataaaattaattttttcaaataaagaCTCAAttggttaaattaatatttttgtcaaaattccAGGATGGTATTTACAAGGTTTCATTTATGAAATACTAATAAATTTAAAGAAGACAGTGAAAGAAAGAGCATAttataaaatgcaaaaagagCATATCATAAAAaggacaaagaataaaaaaggtcTTTTAACAAGCACCTTAAAGGTGTAGGTtgagaaataatatatatttaataatgagccaaaatgtatattttttgaagataaaaattcacttatcaataattaattgatttgcAAGTACAAATTCAATGTGATCTTTTAAGCTTTTCTGGAGATGTGTATATACTATTTAGTATatagtttgattttatttttatttttaagaaaatataaaaacatcattAAATGAAGTGTCAAATGCACCTTAACTTGTGCTTGCAGGACACTCATTAAACaatacttaaaaagaaaaagggagaacAGTAGCATCTCCATTGGGTATTAGGATCATCCACATTTAAAATAGCTACATTTCATTGCTAAGATTAGATATTACAAATATAACAATGTATCAAAGTACcacgttatttaaaatttaaataatgtgAGACTTTTCCCATTGttagatccaaaaaaaaatcttataaaaaaaaagatccaaaaaaataaaatcttaaacctGAAATTGGTTCTCTACGGCTAACTCTTTGTTAACACTTATCGAGTGAGACTGCCTACAtgataaattacaaatataacAATGGCCATAcatgataaattaaaaaacaagcAGACTACATGATATCCTGCTCTGAAGTATCTGTATTGCCATTTCTTCCCCTCAGAAACTGAGACACTGATTGAGACGTCTCTGCTAACATGTACAGACAAAACAAGCACAACCCTGatgcaagaagaaaaaaaatatacaaataagtCGCTGGAATTTCAAGCGAGATTCAAAGATACATAAAAGCTTTGAGATCTATAAATGTAACGTGGATATATCAGAAAAATAAGCCTCACTAAAATGGAAGACAATCCAAACAAATGAACTTTGAATATTTTAAGCAAGTTATAATATCTTCCCTACTTTATGTATGATTCCTTTTTGAAGAGTTTTTTCTACACTTTTAAGAACCATAATAGGGCTTCGGAATTTTCCTTTAACCTACAcaaatattttcctttaaaaagaCTACCATAAGACCAACTATGCTCTATGATATTGAATATTGGTCTCTTTAGAAACATGTTCTAAAATAAGTGTAGTTGAAATGAGTATTGAAATGAATAAGTGAAAATACAAGACAGAGATATTCAAAATGAAGAGATTTGCTTAAAGATAGCAATGACCCTTAttaatgaaaagatgaggaagagtcacttgagatggtttggtcatgtGCAAAGAAGAGCAAAATATGCATCAAAGAAGAAGAGTGGGTTGATTCAAGTCGAGGAAATGTAAAAAGATGGAGGATGACCTAAAATGATATTCATagtaaaaaatgacatgtcaGAGAAGGAGCTTACAAAAAGTGATTTTGCATAGGATAGAATGgcaggaaaaaataaatatggccATCTTTGATTAGCTTGTTGAAGAGCCATAGCTGACCCCAAAGTTTTAGGAGTATAGCATCCAAATTTTAACTGTTTTGTTAACTAGGCATTAGACATTACATGCATGACAGCATGGATGgtatagaaataaaattcttaaagCTAACACGGACAGTTTGACATGGAAACTACAACAAAATTAGATAAGGCTTCAGAATTGGCAGTCATAATGATATCAGAAAAGGGAGTATTTCATAAATGGTGAAATCTAAGTATGATTCCTACACAGTAGGCACTCCATGAGTAGCAGATCAAATTGGCTAGCATCAATATTGATCTAGGACAACAGGAGGTCTCAACTTTCTAACCTTATTTATTATGGCCAAACATTACCATGCAACATTACccaaatatatgtataatataaaattgCACTATGCACAGCAAGTCCACATCCAGGAAGCCAGCTGCCTCTCAAGCATTTGAAAAAATGATTCTTCCTTTCATTACACGGTTCCTAGCAACAATGTAACATATTCTTCAAGAGAAAATGTACCAGAACCATTTCCCACTATTACAAGGTAGCAAAAATGATGGCATCATAAAATAATAAGAGTAGACAATCAGACTCACCACAGACATGTACAAACAGAGATTTATACcacaaaaagaagaatgagCTAGACAGATGAGTCTAGGGCATCAACCACAATGTATCTACAAATTAAAGACTTCATTGCATCTTTGTTGAAGGAAGTTATTAAAATCATGCGCCACCCATAAAAATTTGCTAACATTGATGTAAAACAATTCAGATTGTCATCAAGTTTTGATGTACATGTAAGCAGCAACATACCAGCATAGGCAACTGTAACACCTGAAACTAATCTTCCCAAAGCTGATAGTATGTAAAGACAAATCACCACCTGAAGAAAGAATTAcatcatatataaattatcAGGTTAGCTATCCACAACAACCAtaactaaaaaggaaaaaaaagaagttacttATTTCATTCTCTGATGACATTAACTACAATATTACTAGTATGAAATGCTAGGAAGCATAGACATAGGTGCAGGTACAGGTACGACATGAgcaatttctgaaaaattataacatgacaCGGTGGGTATGACTCCCAAAATGAAGTGTCCGTGCTTCCTAGATGAAATGAGCCACCTCCACACCTAATAAGAGAAGAAgagggggaaaaataaaaagggggggggggggggggataggGTTCCTAATAATTTTGTAGCAGGGTTTGAGTGCTTCACTAAAATTCCATCTTGCAAGTGGCACAAAATTCTCACAAATAAATTCCACCATTAAAGTTGATGTTTAGGTTCACTTTGTTGCTTACTGAATGATGATCAACAGGTGCACATGCAATCTAGGGAATCAACTATTCAGATGAAGAAGCTACCAAAGCCATAGCATTTTAGCATGCCAAAACATGCTTCAGTATATTTAAACCTATTTCACCTGCAGCAATGTTATTGTCACATACACAGGAATATGGTGCGCAAATTAGAAGATCCACTTAGAAAGTCTCTCtctattaaaaatgaaaaatatttagttgCAGGTTCTTCAATTAAGTTTTTGAAGTACAAAAATCTCCCCCCATctgaaaaatcaattatttgcaaatggtaataaaaatacaatgaaGTAGAAGGTGTTCCTTCCCCCAATTCACACTCTGAAAAATCAATGatttgtaataataaaaataaattatttgtaaATGGTAGGCTATATTCCCTGCTGCTAATCTTACAAATCAACAATCATCATataaacaaagtaaaagaaagagagagagagaccttgaAAAAGAGGCGCTTGTCATGGCCAGTGGCGGCAACCCTAAGAACAGACTCGGCAGCACCAATGGTATTAGCTAACCAAGCCACTATGCTATTGGCTGTGTCCTGAGATATCTGCCACTCCAGTGGGTCTACGGGAACcctatatttatttatcaattaataaattattcgTAAAAATCATAGTAattaagcaaagaaaaagagaagatgaagaggaaGTACTGGATGGTGAGTTGGCGGAAGAGGAGGCCGAGAATGGCGAGAGAGCAAAGGAGGACGATGAGTACGTCCGACATCAAAGAGACGATGCTGGCTCCTCGATAGGCGCAGTGATAGTAAACCAAACTACCGCTTACAATTACTCCAATCAATATCAACGCTCGAGATTTCTCACTCTGCCTcctcctcttttctctctttgctGTGCTATTGTTGTTGCTATCCATCATCCCAGATCTCTTTCTTTCTGTTACtctacttcttcttcatcttcatcttcctcttcatcttccttccttccttcttcttcttcttcttcttgtttctaTATCTGGACATTTTGGACTCATTCaaaccccaatatatatatatataaaatgccGCAGTGGGTCGGGTCAAATAATCAAACTTTGACCCACCCACCTATGCAATAACATTGTCTACTTCTACTTTTATTATTCAGCCTATCTAATTTTTCattctagaaaaaaataaaaaaaaaaaaaacctatctaATTTTTAGctctcatttttcatttttcacaatagAGGGAGGGATTTAAACTTGGATGTctccaaatttaaaaacattaagATGTTCCTATCACATTAGCCCAAATTTCAGCAACTTGTCATTCTTGGAGGGTGACTCTTTGGTGGTTTCTAATACCAGTTATGTATGGAATTGTTTCTCCTTCTCATACTTTTCGTAGGTTTGAAGTTTCTCATGTTCATTGGAATAGCAATAGCCTTATTTGTTTAAGAGCAAAACATGCTCAGGGTGTTGAGCATTATGTTACCTATATTAAAGTGAACTCGTCTTCTAGAACACGCTTTCTCAAAACGATGTATactctttcaattaatttttaaaagttccAATTTcctatccaaaagaaaaagaaagaaaaaataaatcatactttttcacacacacacacacatatatatatatatatatatataacattaattttttaagatttagtatatttttagaatcataattttatattacaagAAATTCATACTTCATTCCATCTCGTCAACCATTACCAACATCATAAATTCATCAAATGTTTGTTCAGAGCCGAAATTGAACATTCCCTATTAATatagtttctttttctatatttgatttatataaataaaagtccAACTGACTGATCAACTCCCATATTCgtttttttcctcacttcaATTACCTAGCAGCCACGCAATGGCTTGCAAGAACAAGCTTTCCTTTATAGCATAATAATTAACGGAAATTCAACAACAAGGATAAAGATTATTGCACAAGAAACCACATAATTTCCAGGCAGTGAGACTACTTTGATCAATGATTTATTGATAATTTCTATAcagatatatatacatagacACACTTTGATGACAtttaattacataaatataCTTGGCAGCCAACAACAGCAGAAGCAGCAGCAATAATGGGAttacatttgaaaaaaaaatgaaatcagtTTTTGCCCATCTTAAGTTTTTCTACTACCGACTATCTGCTTCCCACCGGCATTTAACTTGGAAGCAATGCTGTCCCATTCTGAGTACCTTCAGATTCAGAGGCTTGACTTTCTGCATGTTACAAAATCAACAACAGAAGATATTTATAATCTGATCAAGAAAGCCACTGTTTAGGTGCAGCCCACCATCCAAGGCAAATATTCGTTTCATTTTTAACACAGAAAAAGATCCTGTGCTTGTGGagtgcatgagagagagagagagagagatgctgTTCTATTGAACTATCAATTTCGAAAGCCCAATTCAACAAAGTGATGTGTGCACAAGCCATTTACCAAAGTATAATGCTAAGATGAATAAGATCACAATGTTTACGAGACTTTCTACTAAATGGTAATCTATTATGTCTTCATGAATGATGGTAAGTTATATTGCGTACAACTAGATCAATTGATCAGCCTTTTGacaaagaattttgaaaatatcactacaTCAATTTAAACAAACATTAAGGCTAACTGCAATAAGTCAGttgaaataaaaagagaaccaATTTAGTGTTCCTTCTTGTTCAGTAACAAGCCTGTATTCTGACTGGTCAAAGGATAGACTGCAGTGTGGGGTTTGATATACAGCTTaagcattaaaataaaataaaaaaaatttatagcattAACAATTATTCTGACTTTGTCAAAGAGGTGAGAGGACAAGCGGATGTAATGGTCAGAGATATGGAATCATACGTTAATTGGCCAATACCTTTCTATTGCAACTCATGTAGAACTCATAGTATGTTCAAAGAGGACTCATGATGACAACTATTTCGCATATTTGGACCCCTTTGGTCTGAATCTTAAATAAGCATTTCGCTCAAGCCATGCTTAATTGCGTGCAAATAAGTGTGTGTACATGTACAAAGCCAAGCTAAGCTTTAGTCCCATTTCCTTTATAGATAAAATGGACGCCAAATAATCATGGATTTATACATGCACATGGATTAAAGAGAGACAATTTTCACACCTTCACCAATGAGTTGTTCAAATCGAGCAACTATGTGTTTCCCGTAAGTGTATTTCTTCAATGCTTGTAGATGAACTCTTACACGATTTAGCAATATTTCCCGCTGTTTATCATTGCTCATTTCAAGAATCTTCTGGACCACATAATTTGCAAATTGGTCCTTCATCATTGCCtagtaaataaaaattgaaacaacaaAAAGCTTTAgtaactaggaaaaaaaaagatccgACTTCCAAGATGCAAAATAATGTATTTCCATATTATAACTCCCAAGACTAGCAAGCTATGAACAATGTCCAGAAATGTCCATATTTTACTTCACAACAAGCTCATTAAAGAGAGAAGAATATGCAATGACATTGAGTATTCCccattggtaagttacacatgcactcAATGGATCTTAAACCCATGACCACACCATGTAAGGAGGAAGTAATATTTAAGCTAGAGCTCACTGGTGCATATCAAGTAAAACACAAcgttatttcatttttttcagcACTTTAAAGAGTTTACAACAAGTTAAGGGAAGAGAAAATGGGTTCACATTAACAATGAAAGTACAAATAAAGTATCATTAGGATATACGGGGAAAAGCATCTCAGCAGTGAAAAGACACAAGAATTAAGTACTCAATGGAATCGGGAACGCATCAgtattgaaaactaaaaaaaacaaattaaaagttaattaatttaatgtcAAATTAGCCATATCTAATCTGTAGCTGGTGGAGACATGAGGAAAAGCACCAGAATGGTATATTTTATTTGCTACATTGTGAGACCTAAATTTCTTGGCAGTAGTTCTAAAAACTAATATGGAATTGGGTGGGccaagtttgattttttttttcctgggggGGGGTGACCTTGGTAATTTTTCTTAACGAATTTGATTtcttgtaactttttttttttaaatgttaagttacacatgcacccatTGGGTCTTTGATCTACGGCCTCACCCTATACCTTGCTCATATAACTTTCTGTTAATGTTTATACATGATTCCTGGTAACTAAAAGCACGGCTTAAGAGTTGCCTAAGAAAAAAGGCATGATTTGAGATATCTTCATAGGTAGCATCTAAAAGCAGCAGTTATAAACATGCCTGGTTTGGGGCCTATATATTTGCACTAATCCTGGATCCGgtttctatcaaaaaataaaataaaataaaaaaggcctGGAATTAGATCCATACTTAACTGTTAAACCCTGGGAAACAGTTGAAGCCAATATAAACTGGCTTGGGTCAGCTGACCTCAGTGAGTCAAGCCCAAAGATCAGGCCAAGCCAAAGTACTAGGTAAGATTATCAGGACTGAAGGTAATAATCAATCTTGAGATATCATGATATTAGCTTCCTATATCTGCTTTTAAGTTGATTTACCCtaggcaaaaaaaataaaaataaaaaggtttacCAATAAAGTATCATTTTCCTCGGATTGCCCAATAATCTCCTCAATCAAGAACTCTTGTTCAGCAGTATCTCCATGCTCCAAACATTTCTCAACAACATTTGAAGCATACTTATGCTGACTCATTTGTACAATTTTCCCAGACaacttcttgataatttgactTCTTGCATGCAGCTTTCCCATCTCCAAAACATGCTGCAACCAGTATGATCCATCTTAGTTTCCAAGATTCACCGAGGGAAAGTTAATgctattaatataatttttttgaaaagtagaTAAGACCAACCTGTGTGACATAATTGCCATACTGATCTTGAGCAAGGACATATGCTGACTCTAAGATTTCATCCACAATAGATTGAATATGCAGCTCATCTGAACAATGCTCCAAAACTCTCTATCacaaatcaaacataaaaaattcaataccaAGATACAACACAGTATGATTAGAGCCTCTGCAACCAGCAAAATGTTTTATTTACCTGAATGACACGGCAACCATAAGGATGGGTAGAAAGtgtggcgacttgacctcgaaAAGCAGAAATAATAAATCCAATTTTCTCTGTAGGGACACATTCTATACATTTCTGTATAACATGATTTCCATTTTGATCAAGTACACATTTCATAACATGTCCATCAAGCTCATGCACAAGTTGTATTTTCTGATCAAGCTCAATAACTTCAAGGgcctaaaataaaaatccagCACACGATCAAGAGTCAATGAGAATGCTATTGAAGTGGAGACAATTTTACAGTAGGATCAGTGAGGGCCATGGCCCCCAAAggcccctaaattttattttttaagtagtgaaactttatattaattttatttgaatccCTTTATAATAATGTTTATACCCCCAAAATTTTGACATATTTCAATATATCCTAGCAACAAATCAATACATTCACTTTGGCACCCTTTGCTAGACCCATCCTTCgaaaaataagattgaataAATAATGGTAATGTTATATAGCATTCAAATTGATTCTTCAAATTCACTctcaaactaaaacaaaaacatttttgataagtaataatgCTTCATTGAAAGAAAAACTAAGCTTTACAAAAACCCAGAGCACACAGGCAGTGCGCTATGGATATCAGAACAAAAGActaaaatgcataaaaattacaaaaacatatGGTGTATAAAGCAAAAATTCTGTTTTTATCACTCCAAAAAGGTAAGCTCAAGAATATACTATACAACCCAGGATATAGATTAcgggaaaatattttcttacacTTGTTTACATCCACTATTTTACATCAATATCCACAATTGATGCAGGGATGTCCACATTTTAGAACATGAAAACGGATGTTAAAAAACAAGTGTAAGAGTATCATTGCTCATTTATTACGATATACTAAattattcaaaaagaaaaaagaaaagaaaagaaaagcattgCAACTATGAAAGTAGTCCACCTCTTTTAAAATGTGATTCCTGGGAAGATTCCTAAGATCTATCTAAAAGATCTGCAACACAATCTATAGATACAAAAGATCATGCATTTTTTCAGAAGACATCATGCACATGataattgtgacaaaaatgattctctattaataatattatatgatAGCAGAATTAATATATTCAAGGGGGGAAAATGCAGattcaattaaaatccaaatattaAATGTCTTAAATGTATCTCTCAAATTCAGCGATCAGGAACTCAAAGAAACTTCAGGAAAGATATAGTGCACTTTTATTACTTCCCcaaaacaaggtttcaagaaaGAAGGCTATTGATATAATTTAAAACTTCTTGATAAATTAATGATTCTCCCAATAGCTtaaattgttagaaaatgatgaatttaatcatataaccataattctaacattcCCCCTTATATGTGAACCCAAACTCCACCTGAACAAGTGGACCCAACACGtgggatttttaaaatttcaaatgggAGGTAAAGTGAAGACAAGGATCAAACTCAAACCTCTTGATATGATATCATGATAAATTTCCGAttctcccaaaagcttaagctattaggagatgatgaatttaatcacttaatcatAATTATAAAGCCTCTCAATCATTCAAGTGCACTCCGAGGATAGAAGCCATAAAACCAACCTTCCTAGTGAGAAACCAATGACTCATTAATCTATCATAGAGATAGTGAAAAGGGAAGATTAATTAGGTTGACCATTGTCAGACTGTGAATTCAACCAAACATGATTGTCTCTCCAGCAGAGAAACATTAAACAAACTCACTGTAAATCAAATACCTCTGTCCCAAGAAAATTCACTAGCCATTATACTAAGCAGCCATTCACAAAACACAAActtgacaaaaataaatttccatCCCAAATTTACagcaaaattaaatttctttgacTACCATATCTCTTCTTCTAAATCCTTAAAGAAAATTCTGTCAGGAAGGAAACTTTAGTGATGCAATCTTGAAATCTACCACTGTTATGGACCCTACATGCTATCTCCATCCCTAAGCTTTTATGGAATCACATGGAGGTCAAAAAGCATCGACTTaggattctttttctttttttgttttctctctttaaaaTGTTAGTGCATAATCTTAAGATCCATCAGCAATGGGCAGCAAATTTGGTGGAATTATAAGCCTGCACATCTATCATCACATTCTAACATACCTTCTGGATTACACGACAACCATACATCTGCAAACTTAAAGACAACATCATTCCTGCAAGTTGATCTGCAAGTTCCTTTCTCTGCTCAAGACTTCCATGTTCAAAAAACTGTAAAATACCAACATGACTTAATAATCAAGCCAGCCATTCAGAAAGTTCACGTCAAGCAAAAACATACACGATTATAGAAATCTATAATTTGATGCACATGAATTTGGAAAGCATACCTTTTGGATAACGTAATTACCAAAAACATCTGTCATTAATTTTGAAGCATGTGGAAGAACTTCTTTGAAAACAGATGCCTTGTCTTCACCACTGCAATATTCCAGCTTCTGCTGAATAAATCGACTCCCATGTTGATCAACACTGATGTTAAAcacaaatgaaaaattattgtatttagatcaagggaaagaaaagaacaaaaaatataatttaaaatagataCTACAGAACCTTGCCTGAATTCTACAATACGCCCTGCAATATCAGAGAGTTCAAACTTCCGTGCATTGCTAGACTTCAGCTCTTCAAGAAAAGAGTGCCTTTTGGGTTCCTCCAAGCTGTAGAGTCCTCTTTGCCCTTGCCATCCAGAATATACTCCTGCATTTCTAACTGAACCTTGTGGAAACCTCATTTCATTTCGCTGACCTGGATGATTCATTCCTCCCACTGGAGATGATGGCAATAGTGGACTAGAAAGAGGTGATGCTGGAAATTGTGTCATGATACCCAAGTTAGGACTTCGTAAATAGCCACTATTAGTTGCTCCCATGTTTCTTGGACTCATTATGCTCAGACTTCCATTTGCTGTATGCTGAAGTTTCTGGTCACTCATATAAGAAGCAACATTTGACTCTTTTTGTAAAGCAAAAGGATCAAACTGGCCCTCTGTGACACCTGTTGATGCCAACCGAGAATGAAATGCAATGCTATATGCATTATCAAAAGGTTGCGGATAGTATTGCATATGATGCGCATCCACAAAAGAAGGTTGAAGCATTATCCCTTGCTGCCCATAAGGCCTATTCAGATGTTGCACATCACCCACAAGTGGGAAACCTTCCCCTGTTGAAGCACCAACAGTTCGACGACTAAAGCTTGGGCCAGAAGTGGCATCAAATGGTAGAGGAATAGCACCATTAGAAGTGTATCCAGCCATATATGGGGGAAGATGTGCTGGACTCACAGCATATCCACCCACACTGTATTGAGGAGTAAATAACCCTGGTGGATAAAAATTGGGGTAATATGGATTTCCTGACGTCATATAAGCTGCTGCTGTTGCATATAAGGGAGGTGTGAGTCCAGGAGAATGCAATGGAGGCTGTACCCCAAGAGAGGAGAAATGGGGATGACCATTTGGAACTTTTTCCATAATAACATGTGAACGATTCATTCCTGGAGAAATTAGTTGAGCCTGGACCCCCTGAAATTGATATGGAGTACCGCGTTGTGAAGAAGGATGGTGGTGCAGCATATTCCTCCCATAAGATTGTGGCTCTTCCTGTTTGATCCTGTTACTCTCTGCATTGGATGCTCTAGT encodes:
- the LOC115988740 gene encoding reticulon-like protein B22, with product MMDSNNNSTAKREKRRRQSEKSRALILIGVIVSGSLVYYHCAYRGASIVSLMSDVLIVLLCSLAILGLLFRQLTIQVPVDPLEWQISQDTANSIVAWLANTIGAAESVLRVAATGHDKRLFFKVVICLYILSALGRLVSGVTVAYAGLCLFCLYMLAETSQSVSQFLRGRNGNTDTSEQDIM
- the LOC115989637 gene encoding pumilio homolog 5; the protein is MTTESPVRMVESSGDRKWHSSKDAATFGSPSKNLAAEQLGLLSKVQRVNGGQADIIPNRSGSAPPSMEGSLAAIKNILMQQNSNPNSSLANLSSAIENCMSEEELLSDPAYVAYYSSNINLNPRLPPPLISQENQRLMRHMGVFGNNWRSTSVDDSGNGSLHLSQVTLSTHTEESENDTSPRPASNNLAESSTAHIPGQNTVSLASRHKSLVDLIQEDFPRTPSPVYNLSRSAGHATAEEPVDSDVLAISLNVSSVNISKLPETNSGTTDVCSESCALDAHAVGLISDNSPLVTSLMSPDGIGNSPMQESNESSRKDVVSKDDASISGALGPDVSRKETRASNAESNRIKQEEPQSYGRNMLHHHPSSQRGTPYQFQGVQAQLISPGMNRSHVIMEKVPNGHPHFSSLGVQPPLHSPGLTPPLYATAAAYMTSGNPYYPNFYPPGLFTPQYSVGGYAVSPAHLPPYMAGYTSNGAIPLPFDATSGPSFSRRTVGASTGEGFPLVGDVQHLNRPYGQQGIMLQPSFVDAHHMQYYPQPFDNAYSIAFHSRLASTGVTEGQFDPFALQKESNVASYMSDQKLQHTANGSLSIMSPRNMGATNSGYLRSPNLGIMTQFPASPLSSPLLPSSPVGGMNHPGQRNEMRFPQGSVRNAGVYSGWQGQRGLYSLEEPKRHSFLEELKSSNARKFELSDIAGRIVEFSVDQHGSRFIQQKLEYCSGEDKASVFKEVLPHASKLMTDVFGNYVIQKFFEHGSLEQRKELADQLAGMMLSLSLQMYGCRVIQKALEVIELDQKIQLVHELDGHVMKCVLDQNGNHVIQKCIECVPTEKIGFIISAFRGQVATLSTHPYGCRVIQRVLEHCSDELHIQSIVDEILESAYVLAQDQYGNYVTQHVLEMGKLHARSQIIKKLSGKIVQMSQHKYASNVVEKCLEHGDTAEQEFLIEEIIGQSEENDTLLAMMKDQFANYVVQKILEMSNDKQREILLNRVRVHLQALKKYTYGKHIVARFEQLIGEESQASESEGTQNGTALLPS